From Malacoplasma iowae:
ATATATGGCAATATCTTTAATTGAATCCATAATACTTGTTGCACTATCACCCATTTTTGAAAGAACACAACTTGATAACTGTTGTTTTTGTGTTCCAGCATTTAACATTATTGGTGTTGCTAATGTAAAGTAATGTTGTGAAACAAATTCATAAAATCTTTTTACAAGAGATAATCTAATATCTTTGTTTTCTTTATAAAACAAAGTCATAGCTATTCTCATATAAGCATGTTGCGGAAGTTCAAGTTTTTTTTGTTTACTATAATTTAAACAATATTTTGAGTAAAAAGTATACAAAGATTTGTATGTAAATAAGTGGTCATTTTCAATTTTTATAGACTTACCAAGTTCTTCAATTTCTTCTTGAGAATATGATTCAAAAACTTCTCTTTTATAAACTTTGTGTTCTAATCCTTTTTGGATAACTTCATAATAATTAGGATAACTTGTCTTATCTTTTATTTTTCAAGAGTCATGATAAATTTTCATTAAATAAAGTTTTGCAGCAATTGTTTCATATTGTGGATAAATTCTTGAAATGTTGTTTACTGCAGTTTTAATTAATTCATCATAAACATCACTAATTTTTATTTTGTTATAAAGTTTTATTCTTGTTGAGTTTAGTAATATATCAACAAAAGTTTCTTTGTTATCACAAGCTCAAAGACAAACCTTTCTCATTTTTTCAGGAGTATAAGGTTCTTCTCTTCCATCTCTTTTAATAACAATTATTTGATTTGGATCATATTCTTTGTCTTTTACACTTACTGGTAAGTTATTTTCTAGAGTAGACAATTTAACTCTATTGTTTATCATTTGATTATCTCGCTTCTCTAATAAATAATTCTTTTAATAATTTTTCAAGGTCTTTATCACCATAGTCCATTTCCATAGTACCTATGTTGTAGTTTAAAGCTGTAGCTTCTTGTTGAGCTGTGTTATCTTTATTGATATCTTTATATGTATTGAATCAATCAACTATATCAGATTTTTTACAATCTTTATATAATGGTTCAAGACCAATTCTTCTTAATCTATCATTTGCATAATATTCCATGAAGTTTTTAAATACTTCTTTAGTTAGTGATGGAATAGGTCCAAAACTTAATAAGTAATCCCCTCATTTAAGTTCATCTTGAACAATAAATTCAACAATTTTGTATGTTTCTTCTTCAAATCATTTTTCTTTAAATAAATGAGTAAATCCTTCTTCTGGAACTTTCTTTAAAATGTTAATTAAACCACCAACAACAGCAACATGCATATCTTCATCAAAGTTAATTAATTTAATAATTTTTGTAACCCCAGGAATTGCATCTTGATAAGCATTATTAATCATATAAGTTACCATAAAAGAAATGTAAAATTTTAAACCTTCCAGAAAGAAAATGTGAACTAAAAGTATTAAAACTTTTTTCTTAAATTCTTCATCAGTTAATTTAACTTTACCTTCTATATAAGCTTGAATTAATGAATAAGCTTCAATTTCTTTATCTGTTCTGTTTTTAATTTGTGGTATTTTGTAAATTCTATCAAATATTTCAGTTGCATTTGATGGAAACATTTCTCTCAAAATATGAGAGTAAGAAAGCGAGTGGATTAATTCAAAATAAGCTTGTGATTTAAATACTGCTTCTCATTCACTTGATGTAACAACAGCTGACATACAACTATCTAGTCCTCTATTTTGTACACTATCCATAAATGTTTGAAATAATAAATTATTAATAATTACTTCTTTAATATGATCTGGTAATTCTTTAAAATTTTCTCTATCAGTAATCATACTAATTTCTTCAGGTGTTCAGAAAGCTTGTCTCATTGATCTTTCTATGATTTTTGCAAACGGGTGTTTGTAAACATCATATCTTTGGAAACCATTATATTCACCCAAAAATATCTTTATGTCTTTAAGTTGAACTTCTTTATCAAGGTCAACTATTTTTTTAAAATCATCATTTTTTTTCACGTCATTCATAATATTCCTCCTAATTTTAATATCGTGGTAAACCACGTTTAATTAATCTAACATAAAAATAAGGTGTAAGAGATTAATTTTTTTTAAATTTAATAAATTATTTATCATTTGGTTCCAAATCATTAATATTTTTGTTTTCAAGAGATAGTGTTTCATAATGGTATAATATTCATATTCTTAAACTAAGGAAAAATATGGCTGATAGCAAACTAAAAGCAGAAATTGAAAAACTTAAAAATAATGCTAATGTTGATGATGGACTTAAACAAGTTGTTTTAGAATTACAAAACGAAGTTGTTCAATTTGAAAATAGAATAAAAAAAATAATAGAAAAAGCAAATAACAAATTGATGATTTCACCACCATCCCAAAAAAGTGAGATTCATATTCAAAATGTGGCAGGTAATAATATTAATAATAATTATGATGACATACAAGAAGATGACTTATGAATACCAAAAGAATTACTTAGCGATGAAGTTAAAATTCCTGAAATGCAGCCACTAAAAGACAGTAGCAATATAGACTTTTTATCTTTAATTAATAAATCAACACCAAGGAAAAAGAATAATTTTGATGTTGATATTATAGAACCAATGGAAGAAAAGATAACTAAAAGTGATATTAACAATAATGTTCAAGAGTTCAAATCTTTTTCTGATAGTGCAAATTTACCCAAATTTGATTCAAGTAGAACTTTAAAAGTTACAACAAGTGATAATAAAAATTTTACGATTTCACAAATTAAACAAAATGAAAACATACAAAAAATTAATTTTGCTATTGAAAGAAACAATGATTTAAATAAAAAAAATGTAGATCAACCATTACGTACTCAAGTTATAAGAAACATTGAAAAAACAAATGATATTGATAATCAATATAAAGGGTTTTTATCAAAACATTCTTTAAATAAAGAATTAAGAGAAATAAATTATATATTAAAAAGAAGAGATCGTGAAGAAGTTAACAAAAAAAGAAAATCATTAGCAAAAACAAGAATTATTAAGCTTAATTCTAATTCTCCAGATAACACAAATAATGAAAAAAGTTCTTTTTCTAAAACAATTAAAATTTCTTTTAGAAATAACAAAAACATTTAGTTTAAATATTTATACTTTACTTTTAAAAACACAAAACACCACAAACGTAAACAAATCATGTTGTGGTGTTTTTAATTTTTGAAAAATAAAACTTTTATTTATAAAATATTAAACTTACGCAAAATAAATTTAATACAAATTAAAAAAGCATTTAACTAAAAAAGTTAAATGCTTGATTAATATAAATTATTTTTGATTATCTTCTAGATTTATCAAAATGTTGCCCAGCAAATTTTGGTCCTCTAATTTTTTTAGAAAATAACACAAGAGCAACAAGAGATGCTGCATATGGAATTATTTTAAGGACGTCGCTGTTAACATTTTGTATTCCGATTTTAGAGAATCCAACTAATAAAGAAAATAATATAGAAACAATAGTAATAAGTGGTATTCTTCATGAACCAGTAATCATGATAGCTAAAGCTAAGAAACCAATACCGTTTACATCACCATTAAAACTAGTACTTGTAAACATAAATATTGCACCACCAAGACCTGCCAACATAGAGGCAATTATGATTCCAATTCATTGATATTTAACTACATTAATACCTTGTGAATCAGCAGCATTTGGATTTTCACCAATAGAAACAAATCTTAAACCAAATTTAGTAAATTTAATAACAACATACAAAGCAACTATTAAAGCTAAAACTACAAAGAATATTAATAATGATGAACCAAAGAAGAAACCATCTCCTATTTTTCAAAATTCTTTATATGGATTAGTTAGTTGATCATTTCCAGTAAGTGTTTTACCTAATGAATTAGTTAAAAACATTCCAATTGCTGCACCAAAGATATTAATAGCAGTACCAGCGATAATATGATCAGCTTTTAATTTTATTGTTGAATAACCAAAAAGCAACCCAACAACAATAGTACATAATGATGCTAATATCATTGCAATAAAGAAGGTTCAATTACCAGCATTCCCTCCAAGATTATTTCCCAATGATCCACCATTCATTAATCCACCAAATATTGTGTAGAATAATGCTCCAAAAATCATCATTCCATTAATTCCAATATTTACAATTCCAGCTCTTTCACTAAAAAAACCTGATAAAGATCCTAGTGATAAAACAGCGAAAAATAATAATGCTATGTCAAACAATTGTGCAAAATCAAACATATTATTCTCCTCCTGTTAATTCAACTTTGTTTTCTGGATTTTCTATTTGAACATTCATTTTGAATGATTTAAACAAGGTTATTTTACTTTGATCAAGTTTTTCTTTTTCTGCAAGATAGTTTTTATTAACTTCTATAGAATTAACTTTTCTTTTCTTAATTTTTTCAATTAGTGAAGTATTCTTATCTATTTCTTTGTTTTTTAAGAACAACTCAATATTTCTATTTGATAATAATTTCTCAACACTATTTAAATATTCTTTATGGGTGTCTGTATATTTATTCACAAAGAAATTGTTTTTATGTTTTGGATTTTTACCCAATTTCTTTTTAATTCATGCAATTGGTTTGTATCTATAAACTAATACAAAGATAGCAACACCATACATAATAATACCTAATAGTAAGTCTCCAAATGAGTTTGGGAATGGAGGTGCAGCAGCACTACTTGTTTTGATAATTGATAAGAACACTGATACTGGTATCAATGCTATTGGATTACTAAATGAAATAAGTGAAATTGCAATTCCATCAAATCCATATTGTGGCAAGTTATCTGATTGTGGGAATGGTATTGCTCTATCACCAGAACCAGCATATACAATTACAGCTAATAACCCAGCAATTGCACCAGATATTGCAAATGAACTTAATTGTAATAATTTCGCATTATAACCAGAATAAATACTTGCATCTTTTGATAAACCAACTGATTTAATTTTTTTACCAAAAACTGTGTATTTTAAAACAAATCATACTAATGCTGTACAAACAAAGAATATTATTATAGCTCCAACAAAACTAGAACTTACTGTTGGATCATAAATACTCATACCTTGTGGAATTTCTTTAGAAATTAAACCATCGTTATATAAATCTCCACCTGAACCCATTAAATATTTAGATAAGAAGAATATAATTCAGTTAATCATAATTCCACTAACAACTTCGTGGATATTAAATAAAACTTTTAAAGCGCCAGAAATTAATGAAACAAATGCACCTGTTAATATTGCAATAATTAAAGTTAATACAACAGCACCTTGTCCAACATTTTCTCCAACTTGAACTCCTACACCAACAATTGCTAAACCAGCTCCTAACATTTGACCTGTAACACCAATATTAAATAAACCGGTTTTATATGCAAATAAGAATGCTAAGGATGCCATTCCATATGTTGCTATTTGTACTGCAAAGTCTTTAGAAACAGAGTCGTTAAAAGGGATTGTGAATATGTGCTTTATCGCTCTAACAAAATCATATTGTAATATAGAAAGAATTATTAAAGAAACAAGGAATGAGATTAAAATAAATAGAATTACAAATAATATTGACTTAAAGTTTGCCCTATTTTTCTTAGAGTAAATAAAGCTATCTTTATATGTCTTGAAATTAATCATAAAATTACTATTCATAATTAAGACACCACTCCTTCTTTGTTATCTTGATCTGTATTTTTTGATCCACCATGTGCCATTAATAGACCAATTTTATTTCTTGTCATTTCTTTTCTAGGACCAATTCCTACAATTTGATTTTTACTCATTACAGCTATAGTATCTGCTAGTGCTAATATTTCATCTAATTCATAAGATACAAGTAATATAGCTTTTCCTTCTTCTTTTGCTTGTAAGATTCTTGAATGAATATATTCAATAGCACCAACATCTAAACCTCTTGTTGGTTGAGTGAATATAATAAATTTTGAGTTTTTGTTAATTTCTCTTCCAATGATTAGTTTTTGTTGATTACCACCAGATAAACCTCTAACACTATCATCTATAGAACCAACACCTCTTACGTCAAATTCATTAATAACATTTAATGCATGGTTTTTTATTGAGTTAGTAGCAATAAAACCATAATTGTTATAACTCTTATCATACATTTGGTTAGATACTGAATTAAACATTACAGAATCATCCAAAAATAAACCATGTTTGTGTCTATCTTCTGGTACAAAAGATAAACCACCAAATTTGTATCTTCATTTAATTGATTTAAAACTTGAATCTTTATTGTTATAGACTATTGTATTTTCAGGACTCTTTCTTAATCCTGATACATATTCAACTAATTGTGATTGTCCATTACCTTCAACTCCAGCAATAGCCAATATCTCACCAGCTCTAATTTTTAAATTTATTGTTGGTAATGTGAAATCTAATTCTTCTGGTTTTTTAAGATACATGAATTTATCAAATTTCATACCAACCAATAATTTGTATCATCATTCTTTTATTTTGTTAATTCTTTCTGAAATTCTTATTTTTGCATAAAGATCACTAATAATTTTATTTTTAGAGAATTTTACAGATGGGTTAGACATCAATGCTAAAGGTAGATTTTTTATTTCTACTATTGTTTCATTATTTTCAAAATTAATTGATGATTGATTAGAAATATTTTTTAAACTTCTACCAACCATTGCTTCAGCCATTTTTTCAATGGTTGTATCTTTAGTTAAAAATTTATCAACAACTTTACCATGTCTTATTACTGTACAATTATCAGCAACTTCTTTAATTTCATTTAGTTTATGGGTAATGATGATTATTGTTTTTCCAGAACTTTTGAAATCTTTAATCATGTCTAAGAATGATTTAATTTCATCATCTGAAAGAACTGCAGTTGGTTCATCAAAAATTAATATATCTGAATCTCTATATAATAGTTTTAATATTTCAACTTTTTGTTGTTGTCCAACTGTTAAATTTTGAACTTTATCATAAATATTTAAATTAAAATTATATTTTTTGATTAATTCATTCAATTTTTTAATTGCTTGTTTTTTATTTATAAAAGTAAATGATTTAGAAATAACTGGTTCACTACCAAGTATTACATTTTGTAACACTGAATAATTATCAACAAGTTTAAAGTGTTGATGAACCATACCTATTTTGTACCTTTGAGCATCTTTAGCTGATTGGAATCTTACCTTTTCGCCATTAATATATATGTTTCCTTCGTCCTGTTCATATATACCAAACAAGATAGACATTAGTGTAGATTTACCAGCCCCATTTTCACCAATTAGAGCATGAACTTCATTATGTAAAACATCAATATTAATATTTTGGTTAGCTTTTACTTTTCCATCTAAAAATGACTTGCTAATATTTTCTAATTTAACTGCTATTTTTTTATTTTCTGTATTCACTATTTTTACCTATCTTAATTTTAATTTTCATTTAGAACCATCTAGATGTGATGCTCCGATTGCATATGATAATTGTTCTGGTAGTGCAATAAATTCACCAGTATTATTAGGAAGTTTAGTTCAACCTTCGCTATAGTATTTATTATCTCCACTGGAATCATTTAGGTACTTAACACTTCTGTCTTTTTGAAGTTTTTCATATTCTTTATTTTTTTTAACTATGTTTGGGTCTAGTTTTAAATCATTTGGAATTGTTTCTTCTGAATTTGTCTTTTCTGTATTAGTTCCATTCTTAAATCAATCTTTTGAGAATTTGTATAGATATGGTAATCCAGCATTTGAAACACCAACAGTGTCATTATCTATACTTCCAATATTTTGAAAACCAAAACCTTTTACAAAAGAACTACCTGTGTACTTTGCATTATTGGGATCATTCTTATTAAAAATTGCTCCAAGAACTTGTTTTGTAGCACTATCCAATTTTTTTATTGCAGAGAATTGAATAAATTTTGGGTCATTAATTTCTTCACCCTTCGCATTTTTTAATTTTTTGTCTCCTAATGTAGTGAAAGGTTTATTTATGTTTTGTTCTTCTTGTGCAGAGTCTACACCTAACACAGCTACTGGCCTACTAGAAGTTTCAGCAACAGAAATTACATCTAAAGTTTGCGGACCTGCAATAGCCATTATCATATCAGCACCTTTATTAACTAAAGTTCTTGAAATTTGCATACCATCACCAACTCCAAATGAACCAGTTGCTCAGTTGCTAATATTGCTACCCAAATCTATAAACTCTACCTTTTCTCAGTTTTTTCCATTATTACTATTATTAGGGTTTGCTTTTTGATCATCACCATTTTCTGCACTATTCATTTGTGAAGAACTAACTCCATTTTTTAAACTTGCATTAAAAGCAAACACACCTGCTTGGAATCCTGCTAAAAAGTCTAATGTTGAAACTAATGGTAAACCAACAAATCCTCCAACCTTTAATCCTCCATCACCATTAAAAACATCTTTATTTATATTTAAGAATACACATGCAGCAATTCCTGTTAAGAATGCTGATTGTTCAGCTCTAAAAGAAAAAGATGATACATTGTGATAACTAGGTTCACCATTGTCTTTTTTATATTCTGAAATAACACCATCCATTCATACAAAACCTTTATCACTAAAGTCTTTATCCAATGCAATTTGTTTTAAAGATTTTTCATGGTTAAACCCTGGAACAATCATTACATCTTTACCACTAACAAAAGATCCTTTAAATGTAGAAACTCTTTCAGCAACAGTTGCTCCCGGTCTTCTTCAAAGACCTGTTGATTGTGCAACTTTATCTGCATCTGGCAAAGTATAAACATCTTTTGTGTAAGTTTCTGTTCCATTAGAATTATCAGTTCCATTTCCTGATGAACCGCTAGAAGTTTTTCCACCACTTTCTGTTCCACCATTATTATTATTTAGTTTAGGAATAGTAACTTTTTCTTCAGCCATAAATTGTTTATAACCTTCATAAGTTGTTTGACTAAATGAGTTGTCTGCCAACACGGAAGTATTGTCTGAAACTACAATTTCAGCAAAGTAATCATAATATTGTATTGAACAACTTGCTAAAGTGGCAATAGGTAGCACACTTGCAGTAATCAAAATAGAAGATTTAAGCATTAATTTTTTCATTCAATATCCTCAAAAAACAATTTTTATTCAACAAGAATATAACAAAAATCGAAAAGGCGATATAAAAAAATTAATTAATATTTATTAAAATTTTATAGTAATCTGCAAGCTTTTTGTTTTTAAAAAAATGATAAAAATAAAAATCTATAGCACTTATAATGCTATAGATTATAGTAATATTAGCTCATTTTTAATACTAATAATTCATTATTAAACTTGCTTGCTAGAACTGTTAGAATAGCTGCTGTTTCTTTTTTAACAAAGAAATAAAGTGGTCTGTTTATAGTTCTTAACAAGAAGATTAATGTATCAAAATGTTCAAAAGCAATTAAATCAACTTCATTTGTTTGCTCATTAAATGAAACATATGAACCAATATTTCAGAAATGTTTATTAGAACTATTGAATGATTTATTATTAATTAATATTTTGTATGTATCAATCATTCTTTTAACATTTGCACTATAAACTTGTTCGTTTGGTTCGTTATATAACATTAACATTGGTGTTGGTCTGTTACCTGGAATATATTTAACTTTATAAAATTCACTTTGAGTGTTTGGTAAATCTTTTTCTGTTAATGTTTTTTGATCTAATCTATTTTTTATTATTAGTTGTTCAATCATTCTTAAAGCATCTTCTTTAATATCAATGATTCTTTGAATTTGTTCTTTTGTTTTTGGATTAGTAATAACATAATCTCTTTTTATAGTTCTTGGTTGATATGTTAAATCATATAATTTTTCAAGTTCTTTTTGATTATCAATAATAGATTGAATTTGATTAATTTGTTCAGATTTATTTTTATCAATATAAGTTTGTGATTGGTTATCTGGTTTAGTTTCATCAATAATTTCAAGAGGTTTATCATCTTCTTTAATTATTGTTACAGTTTCAACTGGTGGATTTATATTGATATCTTTTTCAGTTATTACAATTTCATCTATTAATAAATCTTTTTCTTTATTAGTGTTTGTTTCTTGTTTTATATGTTTTTCTTCTACAATATATTCTTTATTTAAAGAATTGTCTTTGATTTCATCAAGAATAACTACTTCATCTTGTTTTTCATATTTTGGTTCAATGTTGTTTGATTTATCAATATAGTTGTTAAGGTTTTGATGAATCTTTTTAAATTCTTGTGTGCTTTCTTCAAGATTTTTCAATTCTTCTTCTAATATTCTTTGTACTTCTTTTAATCTTAATATTTCAAGATCTTCTTCATTTAAAGCGTTGCTTTTAATTTCTTGTGGAATTTCAACTGTGTCGATTGTTTCTAATTCTTCTACACCAAAATCATCATCTTGTTCTAAAGAATCTTTTAAATGACTTAAATCATCTTCAAATTCTTCATCAGTTGTTCTTTCTTCTTCTATTTCCACTTCATCAACTTGGATTGTTTCATCTTCAATATCATCTTTAATTTCAGTTTCTATAACATCTACATCACTTAAAGATAAAGAATCATATTCATCAGAATCACTATTAATTATTTCTACATCATCATTGTTTAATTCGTTTTCAATTGCTTCAAGTTCTTCTTGTGTTGGTTCTTCATCTTTTACTAAATCATCAAGATGATCTAATAAATCTTCTTTTTCTTCTTTGATTTCTGTTTCTTCAATAGAAGACTCTGTTTCATCTTCATCATTTAGTTCTTCATCAATAGTAGAGTCATCAACTTTATCGTCTAATAAATCATTACTAAATTTAAAGTTATTATCTGATTCATTTGATTCAGTTTCGCTAAATAATTCTTCATATAGT
This genomic window contains:
- a CDS encoding ribonucleotide-diphosphate reductase subunit beta, which produces MNDVKKNDDFKKIVDLDKEVQLKDIKIFLGEYNGFQRYDVYKHPFAKIIERSMRQAFWTPEEISMITDRENFKELPDHIKEVIINNLLFQTFMDSVQNRGLDSCMSAVVTSSEWEAVFKSQAYFELIHSLSYSHILREMFPSNATEIFDRIYKIPQIKNRTDKEIEAYSLIQAYIEGKVKLTDEEFKKKVLILLVHIFFLEGLKFYISFMVTYMINNAYQDAIPGVTKIIKLINFDEDMHVAVVGGLINILKKVPEEGFTHLFKEKWFEEETYKIVEFIVQDELKWGDYLLSFGPIPSLTKEVFKNFMEYYANDRLRRIGLEPLYKDCKKSDIVDWFNTYKDINKDNTAQQEATALNYNIGTMEMDYGDKDLEKLLKELFIREAR
- a CDS encoding ABC transporter permease — translated: MFDFAQLFDIALLFFAVLSLGSLSGFFSERAGIVNIGINGMMIFGALFYTIFGGLMNGGSLGNNLGGNAGNWTFFIAMILASLCTIVVGLLFGYSTIKLKADHIIAGTAINIFGAAIGMFLTNSLGKTLTGNDQLTNPYKEFWKIGDGFFFGSSLLIFFVVLALIVALYVVIKFTKFGLRFVSIGENPNAADSQGINVVKYQWIGIIIASMLAGLGGAIFMFTSTSFNGDVNGIGFLALAIMITGSWRIPLITIVSILFSLLVGFSKIGIQNVNSDVLKIIPYAASLVALVLFSKKIRGPKFAGQHFDKSRR
- a CDS encoding ABC transporter permease, producing the protein MNSNFMINFKTYKDSFIYSKKNRANFKSILFVILFILISFLVSLIILSILQYDFVRAIKHIFTIPFNDSVSKDFAVQIATYGMASLAFLFAYKTGLFNIGVTGQMLGAGLAIVGVGVQVGENVGQGAVVLTLIIAILTGAFVSLISGALKVLFNIHEVVSGIMINWIIFFLSKYLMGSGGDLYNDGLISKEIPQGMSIYDPTVSSSFVGAIIIFFVCTALVWFVLKYTVFGKKIKSVGLSKDASIYSGYNAKLLQLSSFAISGAIAGLLAVIVYAGSGDRAIPFPQSDNLPQYGFDGIAISLISFSNPIALIPVSVFLSIIKTSSAAAPPFPNSFGDLLLGIIMYGVAIFVLVYRYKPIAWIKKKLGKNPKHKNNFFVNKYTDTHKEYLNSVEKLLSNRNIELFLKNKEIDKNTSLIEKIKKRKVNSIEVNKNYLAEKEKLDQSKITLFKSFKMNVQIENPENKVELTGGE
- a CDS encoding ABC transporter ATP-binding protein → MNTENKKIAVKLENISKSFLDGKVKANQNINIDVLHNEVHALIGENGAGKSTLMSILFGIYEQDEGNIYINGEKVRFQSAKDAQRYKIGMVHQHFKLVDNYSVLQNVILGSEPVISKSFTFINKKQAIKKLNELIKKYNFNLNIYDKVQNLTVGQQQKVEILKLLYRDSDILIFDEPTAVLSDDEIKSFLDMIKDFKSSGKTIIIITHKLNEIKEVADNCTVIRHGKVVDKFLTKDTTIEKMAEAMVGRSLKNISNQSSINFENNETIVEIKNLPLALMSNPSVKFSKNKIISDLYAKIRISERINKIKEWWYKLLVGMKFDKFMYLKKPEELDFTLPTINLKIRAGEILAIAGVEGNGQSQLVEYVSGLRKSPENTIVYNNKDSSFKSIKWRYKFGGLSFVPEDRHKHGLFLDDSVMFNSVSNQMYDKSYNNYGFIATNSIKNHALNVINEFDVRGVGSIDDSVRGLSGGNQQKLIIGREINKNSKFIIFTQPTRGLDVGAIEYIHSRILQAKEEGKAILLVSYELDEILALADTIAVMSKNQIVGIGPRKEMTRNKIGLLMAHGGSKNTDQDNKEGVVS
- a CDS encoding BMP family ABC transporter substrate-binding protein, producing the protein MKKLMLKSSILITASVLPIATLASCSIQYYDYFAEIVVSDNTSVLADNSFSQTTYEGYKQFMAEEKVTIPKLNNNNGGTESGGKTSSGSSGNGTDNSNGTETYTKDVYTLPDADKVAQSTGLWRRPGATVAERVSTFKGSFVSGKDVMIVPGFNHEKSLKQIALDKDFSDKGFVWMDGVISEYKKDNGEPSYHNVSSFSFRAEQSAFLTGIAACVFLNINKDVFNGDGGLKVGGFVGLPLVSTLDFLAGFQAGVFAFNASLKNGVSSSQMNSAENGDDQKANPNNSNNGKNWEKVEFIDLGSNISNWATGSFGVGDGMQISRTLVNKGADMIMAIAGPQTLDVISVAETSSRPVAVLGVDSAQEEQNINKPFTTLGDKKLKNAKGEEINDPKFIQFSAIKKLDSATKQVLGAIFNKNDPNNAKYTGSSFVKGFGFQNIGSIDNDTVGVSNAGLPYLYKFSKDWFKNGTNTEKTNSEETIPNDLKLDPNIVKKNKEYEKLQKDRSVKYLNDSSGDNKYYSEGWTKLPNNTGEFIALPEQLSYAIGASHLDGSKWKLKLR
- a CDS encoding sugar phosphate isomerase family encodes the protein MAVVIKSCKNIKQLNKKIIKDIKKILSDKPSSRIGFYWDESLSEIFNALVKTKKIQWFSSRIVPIVEYKDDQTLMFEDILKNHFIDKIDISQGNYASLKDRINKLSDNGNLNDLYKFSDGLDLVIFGIDKRGNFLFNDFESKIDYINYANNGNQLISPGIKSIMLAKQIICIVIDEEADNIVRIINDKKIDKDDIITLLNFHNNITLFTTNNIIKKKEINKEGLSEEYTPLYEELFSETESNESDNNFKFSNDLLDDKVDDSTIDEELNDEDETESSIEETEIKEEKEDLLDHLDDLVKDEEPTQEELEAIENELNNDDVEIINSDSDEYDSLSLSDVDVIETEIKDDIEDETIQVDEVEIEEERTTDEEFEDDLSHLKDSLEQDDDFGVEELETIDTVEIPQEIKSNALNEEDLEILRLKEVQRILEEELKNLEESTQEFKKIHQNLNNYIDKSNNIEPKYEKQDEVVILDEIKDNSLNKEYIVEEKHIKQETNTNKEKDLLIDEIVITEKDININPPVETVTIIKEDDKPLEIIDETKPDNQSQTYIDKNKSEQINQIQSIIDNQKELEKLYDLTYQPRTIKRDYVITNPKTKEQIQRIIDIKEDALRMIEQLIIKNRLDQKTLTEKDLPNTQSEFYKVKYIPGNRPTPMLMLYNEPNEQVYSANVKRMIDTYKILINNKSFNSSNKHFWNIGSYVSFNEQTNEVDLIAFEHFDTLIFLLRTINRPLYFFVKKETAAILTVLASKFNNELLVLKMS